Proteins from one Clostridium cellulovorans 743B genomic window:
- the dapA gene encoding 4-hydroxy-tetrahydrodipicolinate synthase: MSIFNGSAVAIITPFTENGVDYNKLEELIEFHITNNTDAIVVCGTTGEASTMTTNERKSTIKFVIDKVNKRIPVIAGTGTNNTQASIEMSQYAESVGADALLVITPYYNKTSSKGLVAHFKAVAQSVKTPIMLYNVPSRTNMIITTSHLSELKDIPNIVAIKEANDKFDQIAEIFAQYGDRFDIYSGNDNQVIPLLSLGGKGVVSVIANILPKEMHDLCTLYTSGNCKEAVKIQLDMIQLIKALFVEPNPIPIKTAMNLLGYNVGNLRLPLTDMEDKNLQLLKTALVDYGFKL; this comes from the coding sequence ATGAGTATATTCAATGGTTCTGCAGTAGCTATTATTACGCCTTTCACCGAAAACGGTGTTGACTATAATAAGCTTGAAGAACTTATAGAATTTCATATAACTAATAATACCGATGCTATAGTTGTTTGTGGCACAACTGGTGAAGCTTCAACTATGACGACAAATGAAAGAAAATCTACAATTAAGTTTGTTATAGATAAAGTAAATAAAAGAATACCAGTTATCGCTGGTACAGGTACTAATAACACACAAGCATCAATTGAGATGAGCCAATACGCTGAATCTGTAGGTGCAGATGCTTTATTAGTAATAACCCCTTATTATAATAAAACATCTAGCAAAGGACTTGTTGCTCACTTTAAAGCAGTTGCCCAAAGTGTTAAAACTCCAATAATGCTTTATAATGTTCCATCAAGAACAAACATGATTATTACAACAAGTCATTTATCTGAACTTAAAGATATACCAAATATCGTAGCTATAAAAGAAGCAAATGATAAATTTGATCAAATTGCAGAAATCTTTGCTCAGTACGGTGATAGATTTGATATTTATTCTGGCAATGATAATCAAGTAATTCCTTTACTATCTTTAGGTGGAAAAGGTGTCGTTTCTGTAATTGCAAATATTCTCCCAAAGGAAATGCATGATCTTTGCACTTTATATACTTCTGGTAATTGCAAAGAAGCAGTAAAGATTCAATTAGATATGATTCAATTAATTAAAGCTTTATTTGTTGAACCAAATCCAATCCCAATAAAAACAGCTATGAATTTACTAGGCTATAATGTAGGTAATTTAAGACTACCTTTAACAGACATGGAAGATAAAAACCTTCAATTGTTAAAAACTGCTTTAGTAGATTATGGTTTTAAACTTTAG
- a CDS encoding aspartate-semialdehyde dehydrogenase, with amino-acid sequence MGYNVAVVGATGLVGSKFIEVLQERNFPVDEIYFFASARSAGKTLKFKDKDVLVEELKEDNIKNKKIDFALFSAGGDTSKEYAPIFAKYNMTVIDNSSAWRMDPTVPLVVPEVNPEDISWHKGIIANPNCSTIQAVVALKPLKEKYGIKRIIYSTYQAVSGAGVSGVADLQNGTTEKFPRNITNNVIPHIDVFLDNGYTKEEIKMVNETRKILHDDDLKVTATTVRVPVYFGHSESINVELNNAFEIEDIFNLYKTAENVVLMDDIENAVFPTALDAAGKDEVFVGRIRRDFSVDNGVNLWVVADNIRKGAASNAIQIAETIIKSK; translated from the coding sequence ATGGGATACAATGTAGCAGTGGTTGGTGCCACTGGATTAGTCGGAAGCAAGTTCATTGAAGTATTACAAGAAAGAAATTTTCCTGTTGATGAGATTTATTTCTTTGCTTCAGCTCGTTCCGCTGGAAAAACACTTAAATTTAAAGATAAAGATGTATTAGTAGAAGAATTAAAGGAAGACAATATAAAAAATAAAAAGATTGATTTTGCTCTTTTTTCTGCTGGTGGAGATACAAGTAAAGAATATGCACCTATATTCGCAAAATATAATATGACAGTAATAGATAATTCTTCTGCATGGAGAATGGACCCTACCGTTCCACTTGTAGTTCCTGAAGTTAACCCTGAGGATATTTCATGGCACAAAGGAATAATTGCAAATCCAAACTGTTCAACAATTCAAGCTGTAGTTGCATTAAAGCCACTTAAAGAGAAATATGGAATAAAAAGAATCATTTATTCCACATATCAAGCGGTTTCTGGTGCTGGTGTTTCTGGTGTTGCTGATTTACAAAATGGGACAACTGAAAAATTCCCAAGAAACATCACTAACAACGTTATTCCTCATATTGATGTATTTCTTGATAATGGATACACCAAAGAAGAAATCAAAATGGTTAATGAAACAAGAAAAATACTTCATGATGATGATTTAAAGGTTACAGCTACAACAGTAAGAGTACCTGTATACTTTGGACATAGCGAAAGCATAAACGTTGAGCTTAACAATGCTTTTGAAATTGAAGATATCTTCAATCTATATAAAACTGCTGAAAATGTTGTTCTTATGGATGATATTGAAAATGCTGTATTCCCTACAGCACTTGATGCTGCTGGCAAAGACGAAGTTTTCGTTGGTAGAATAAGAAGAGATTTCAGCGTTGATAATGGGGTTAACCTATGGGTTGTAGCAGATAACATTAGAAAAGGTGCTGCTTCGAATGCAATCCAAATTGCTGAAACTATTATTAAATCAAAGTAG
- a CDS encoding small, acid-soluble spore protein, alpha/beta type, whose product MSNTPLKKVIKAKLKTNRELSEMEKIREKIKYEIAEELGLSDKVDEMGWSGLTAEETGRIGGLMTKKKKEMNLPKNSEILKRED is encoded by the coding sequence ATGAGTAATACACCCTTAAAAAAGGTAATAAAAGCAAAGTTAAAAACTAACCGAGAGTTAAGCGAAATGGAGAAGATAAGAGAAAAAATAAAATATGAGATAGCTGAAGAATTAGGTCTTTCAGATAAAGTAGATGAGATGGGCTGGAGTGGTCTTACTGCTGAAGAAACAGGGCGTATAGGTGGGCTAATGACAAAAAAGAAAAAGGAAATGAATCTTCCTAAAAACTCAGAAATACTCAAAAGAGAAGATTAG
- a CDS encoding class I SAM-dependent DNA methyltransferase, translated as MEYYKELAKIYDELINEDVDYSKWAEIIMNICEEMNLKRNSYLDLACGTGNLTYELFKNFKVTYGVDLSQDMLTLARDKMSYGGYKPKFICQDITSLSLDKKFDLITCCLDGVNYILEEENLKNFFKGINSYLDDNGLFIFDINSYYKLSTILGNNLFSFDNEEVVYTWENVFEDDIVDMYLTFFIKEYDERYVRFDEQHRERAYSEEFLEKIIENSGLKIHKKLNSYTEAEIDETCERIVYVIGK; from the coding sequence ATGGAGTATTACAAGGAGTTAGCGAAAATATATGACGAGCTTATAAATGAAGATGTAGATTACTCTAAATGGGCAGAAATTATAATGAACATCTGTGAAGAGATGAATTTAAAAAGAAATTCTTATCTGGATTTAGCTTGTGGAACTGGTAATTTAACTTACGAATTATTTAAGAATTTTAAGGTAACATATGGAGTGGATTTATCTCAGGATATGCTGACATTGGCAAGAGACAAGATGTCATACGGTGGATATAAACCTAAGTTCATATGCCAAGATATAACTAGCCTTAGCTTGGATAAAAAGTTTGATTTGATAACTTGTTGTTTAGATGGAGTAAACTACATATTAGAAGAAGAAAATTTAAAGAATTTCTTCAAAGGTATAAATTCATATTTAGATGATAATGGTTTATTTATTTTTGATATAAATTCATATTATAAATTAAGTACAATCCTTGGAAATAATCTATTTAGTTTTGATAATGAAGAAGTTGTATATACTTGGGAAAATGTTTTTGAAGATGATATTGTGGACATGTACCTAACCTTTTTCATAAAAGAATATGATGAGAGATATGTGAGATTCGATGAGCAGCATAGAGAAAGAGCCTATAGCGAAGAATTTCTTGAAAAAATCATAGAGAATTCAGGACTTAAAATACATAAAAAATTAAACAGTTATACTGAAGCAGAAATAGATGAAACTTGCGAAAGAATAGTATATGTAATTGGAAAGTAG
- the hslO gene encoding Hsp33 family molecular chaperone HslO, whose translation MSNKMIRATAKDGSVKIIAATTTEMINKMIKIHNTSSVASATLGRLITSAALMSSNLKSEKEALTLKINGGGPAGNVVAVAYPNGDVKGYIGNPTVELPPNAVGKLDVGGAVGKNGSLVIIRDLGLKEPYVGQVPIYTGEVGDDLAYYFTTSEQTPSAVGVGVLVEPDLSCSAAGGFIIQMMPDADPLLADLITYRLEDLPPITTLIKEGKTIEEILEEIFEDMDLKILEETTVDYNCNCTRDRVKQALVSIGLKDLEEIYNENKVENVQCHYCNTNYSFTPEDIKELIEEAK comes from the coding sequence ATGAGTAACAAAATGATTAGAGCTACAGCTAAAGATGGCTCGGTAAAGATAATAGCAGCGACAACTACTGAAATGATAAATAAAATGATAAAAATTCACAATACATCAAGTGTTGCTAGTGCAACTTTAGGAAGATTAATAACTTCTGCTGCATTAATGAGCTCCAATTTAAAGAGTGAAAAAGAAGCATTAACTTTAAAAATCAACGGTGGAGGGCCAGCGGGAAATGTTGTAGCTGTGGCTTATCCAAATGGTGATGTAAAAGGATATATAGGTAATCCAACAGTTGAATTGCCACCAAATGCAGTTGGAAAATTAGATGTAGGTGGAGCTGTAGGGAAGAATGGAAGCTTAGTAATAATTAGAGATTTAGGCTTAAAAGAGCCTTATGTAGGTCAAGTGCCTATATATACAGGTGAGGTAGGAGACGATTTAGCTTATTATTTCACTACTTCTGAACAAACTCCTTCAGCAGTAGGCGTGGGTGTTTTAGTAGAACCAGATTTATCATGCTCAGCAGCAGGTGGCTTCATCATTCAAATGATGCCTGATGCTGATCCGCTTTTAGCAGACTTAATCACATATAGATTAGAAGATTTACCACCAATAACTACCTTAATAAAAGAAGGAAAAACTATCGAAGAAATTTTAGAAGAAATTTTTGAAGATATGGACCTTAAGATATTAGAAGAAACTACAGTGGACTATAATTGTAATTGTACAAGAGATAGAGTTAAACAAGCACTAGTAAGTATTGGATTAAAAGATCTTGAAGAAATCTATAATGAAAACAAAGTTGAGAATGTTCAATGTCATTATTGTAATACAAATTATAGTTTTACCCCAGAAGATATAAAAGAACTTATAGAAGAAGCAAAGTAG
- the tnpA gene encoding IS200/IS605 family transposase: MDNSSLAHSKWNCKYHIVFAPKYRRQIIYGKIKADIGVILRKLCEHKGVEIIEANACKDHIHMLVSIPPKLSVSQFMGYLKGKSSLMIFDRHANLKYKYGNRQFWCKGYYVDTVGRNKKIIEEYIKNQIQEDLA, translated from the coding sequence ATGGATAATAGTAGTTTAGCACATAGTAAATGGAATTGTAAATATCACATAGTCTTCGCACCAAAGTATAGGAGACAAATCATATATGGAAAAATAAAAGCGGATATAGGGGTAATACTTAGAAAGTTATGTGAACATAAAGGAGTAGAAATTATTGAAGCAAATGCATGTAAGGATCATATACATATGCTTGTAAGTATACCTCCGAAGTTAAGTGTCTCTCAGTTTATGGGGTATTTGAAAGGTAAGAGTTCATTGATGATTTTTGACAGGCATGCAAATTTGAAATATAAATATGGGAATAGGCAATTTTGGTGTAAAGGCTATTACGTTGATACAGTTGGAAGAAACAAAAAGATAATAGAAGAATACATAAAGAATCAAATACAGGAAGATTTAGCATAA
- a CDS encoding DUF4317 domain-containing protein yields MRKKDILELKKRLKKNHCTFTKMCGCYVNGEKHSILKFRESFLNLEEDEFFKYLEIAKKVMSGTIGNNILELNFPTNEDHVNEIQISLMQLKNSKLKDDALLDDFYQSIIDNYDYTGNFLILVFHDAYDVITKTTDNAKLDESEEVYEYLLCAICPVSLSEPGLRYFEEENTIKARIRDWVVDAPANGFIFPAFIDRGSDVNAIMYYTKNPKDTHPELMESALGCYSRQTVTIQKETFQAIIKDSFSADEKKADKIFMEVQENLSAMIEEYNAIYDDTDSDPITLTKKDIQNLLTESGVPEEITAKIEKSYVENFGDDLPLAENLIDAKALKVNEQRRKEENLLKQVEILETKLQQVRQEAALDNAINLPTEVTEDNVVLEETSETDLTKEDLETILHETIDINSEDKENAPNYDVIVQVKPEKVPQIKSQIIDGQKCLVIPINEDEQTRVNGLDDLI; encoded by the coding sequence ATGAGAAAAAAAGATATACTTGAATTAAAAAAACGCTTGAAAAAAAATCATTGCACCTTCACCAAAATGTGTGGCTGCTATGTTAATGGAGAGAAACATAGTATTTTAAAATTTAGAGAATCTTTTCTGAACCTAGAAGAAGATGAATTCTTTAAATACTTAGAGATTGCTAAAAAAGTTATGTCTGGAACTATTGGAAATAATATTCTAGAGCTTAACTTTCCAACAAATGAAGATCATGTAAATGAAATACAAATTTCTCTTATGCAGCTTAAAAACAGCAAATTGAAAGACGATGCTCTCCTAGATGATTTTTATCAATCTATTATAGATAATTATGATTATACCGGTAACTTTTTAATACTTGTCTTTCACGATGCTTATGATGTTATTACTAAAACCACTGATAATGCAAAGCTAGATGAATCTGAAGAAGTATATGAATATTTATTATGTGCAATATGTCCTGTTTCACTTTCAGAGCCTGGTCTTAGATATTTTGAAGAAGAAAATACGATAAAAGCACGTATCAGAGATTGGGTAGTTGATGCCCCAGCTAATGGCTTTATATTTCCTGCTTTTATTGATCGTGGCTCGGATGTTAACGCCATCATGTATTACACAAAGAATCCAAAGGATACACATCCTGAATTAATGGAAAGTGCTTTAGGTTGCTATTCGAGACAAACTGTTACTATACAGAAAGAAACTTTTCAAGCAATCATTAAAGATTCCTTTAGTGCTGATGAAAAGAAAGCTGATAAAATCTTTATGGAAGTACAAGAAAACTTAAGTGCTATGATAGAAGAATATAACGCTATATATGATGATACAGATTCTGATCCTATAACCTTAACAAAGAAAGATATACAAAATCTTTTAACAGAAAGCGGAGTTCCTGAAGAAATTACTGCTAAAATTGAAAAGTCTTATGTAGAAAACTTCGGTGATGATCTTCCTTTAGCAGAAAACTTAATTGATGCAAAGGCACTTAAAGTAAATGAGCAAAGAAGAAAAGAAGAAAACCTTCTAAAACAAGTAGAAATACTTGAAACAAAACTTCAACAAGTTAGACAAGAAGCTGCTTTAGATAATGCAATCAACCTGCCTACAGAAGTTACTGAGGATAACGTAGTTTTAGAGGAAACTTCCGAAACTGATTTAACAAAGGAAGATTTAGAAACTATTTTACACGAAACTATAGATATAAATTCAGAAGATAAGGAAAATGCTCCTAATTATGATGTTATAGTTCAAGTAAAACCAGAAAAAGTACCACAAATAAAATCTCAAATTATTGATGGCCAAAAATGCCTAGTTATTCCTATTAACGAAGATGAACAAACTAGAGTTAATGGCTTAGATGATTTAATTTAA
- a CDS encoding damage-control phosphatase ARMT1 family protein: protein MKISRQCIQCLARQAVEISEEATSDITMQEEIIKRSLKELGTMDFNETAPEIAYRMHQHAKSITNIDDPYKRLKEEYNEIAKRIYDKIIDERWLDKAEDPFDMACRLAIAGNIIDFSVGLNLDQAEVVKSVEESIKHEIFGVGANALKEAVKKAKNIMYIADNAGEIIFDKFLLENLPLSKVTYVVKGGPIVNDATIDDAISTGIVDLVRVIDNGHSAQGTILKDCSSEFIREFEKADLIISKGQANFETLSWIKDKTIFYLLRAKCSSVASVIGCKQMDYVLNRN from the coding sequence ATGAAAATATCACGCCAATGCATTCAGTGTCTTGCTAGACAAGCAGTGGAGATATCAGAAGAAGCTACAAGCGATATAACGATGCAAGAGGAAATAATAAAAAGGTCTTTGAAAGAATTAGGAACTATGGATTTCAATGAAACAGCTCCTGAAATAGCTTATAGAATGCATCAACATGCCAAAAGTATTACTAATATTGATGATCCATACAAAAGATTGAAAGAAGAGTATAATGAAATTGCTAAAAGGATTTATGACAAAATTATAGATGAAAGATGGCTAGATAAGGCAGAAGATCCCTTTGATATGGCTTGTAGATTAGCTATTGCGGGGAATATTATAGATTTTTCAGTTGGACTAAATCTAGATCAAGCTGAGGTTGTTAAGTCTGTTGAGGAAAGTATCAAACATGAAATTTTTGGTGTTGGAGCAAATGCTCTAAAAGAAGCAGTAAAAAAGGCGAAGAATATTATGTATATAGCTGACAATGCCGGTGAAATAATATTTGATAAATTTCTTCTAGAGAATCTTCCATTGAGTAAAGTTACTTATGTGGTAAAGGGAGGCCCAATAGTCAATGATGCAACTATAGATGACGCAATAAGTACAGGTATCGTAGATTTAGTAAGAGTCATTGACAATGGTCATTCAGCCCAAGGAACCATACTAAAGGACTGCTCAAGTGAATTTATAAGGGAATTCGAAAAAGCAGATCTTATCATAAGTAAGGGACAAGCTAATTTTGAAACCTTAAGTTGGATCAAGGATAAGACTATATTTTATTTATTGAGAGCAAAGTGTAGTTCAGTTGCTTCTGTTATTGGGTGCAAACAGATGGATTATGTACTTAATAGGAACTAG